From the Sphingomonas aliaeris genome, one window contains:
- a CDS encoding ATP-binding protein: protein MVQGFGIRTAFAIGIVAVAAIAVFLLGQDIQPTLVTLIGGIAAVLAAAGTSEVAGEPVPPLSVAEAPPPGLEDVLEAIVEPILIVTEGRVTHANAPARALLGGHIVGQNVRLAIRHPAAAERLVGPLVPGKTEPIDLVGLGTLDQRWQMRVASGAAGQRIVHLIDQTGNYAAERMRVDFVANASHELRTPLASILGYIETLRDEAGEDAAVRGRFLKIMDDEARRMQRLVEDLISLSRIEAEKYRLPDRAVDLAGLIGEVRAEITKGDVVLDLAEHVPPVAGDRVQLSQVLHNLIGNAIKYGRTDSAVTVKLWKDAGNMVRLSVADKGDGIAAEHIPRLTERFYRVDPGRSRAGGGTGLGLAIVKHIVERHRGRLDISSIVGTGTTVSIVLPAHEAKG from the coding sequence ATGGTTCAGGGGTTCGGCATCCGCACAGCATTCGCGATCGGCATCGTCGCCGTGGCGGCGATCGCCGTTTTCCTGCTGGGACAGGACATACAGCCGACGCTGGTGACGCTGATCGGCGGGATCGCGGCGGTTCTCGCCGCCGCCGGGACGAGCGAGGTCGCAGGCGAACCAGTGCCGCCCCTTTCCGTCGCCGAAGCACCACCGCCGGGGCTTGAGGACGTGCTGGAAGCGATCGTCGAGCCCATCCTGATCGTAACGGAAGGCCGGGTGACGCATGCGAACGCCCCGGCCAGGGCGCTGCTCGGCGGGCATATCGTCGGGCAGAACGTCCGCCTCGCCATCCGTCATCCCGCCGCCGCCGAACGGCTCGTCGGGCCGCTGGTGCCAGGCAAGACGGAGCCGATCGACCTGGTCGGGCTCGGCACGCTGGACCAGCGCTGGCAGATGCGCGTCGCGTCCGGCGCGGCGGGCCAGCGCATCGTGCATCTGATCGACCAGACGGGCAACTATGCGGCCGAGCGGATGCGTGTCGATTTCGTCGCCAATGCCAGTCACGAACTGCGCACCCCGCTGGCATCGATCCTCGGCTATATCGAGACGTTGCGCGACGAAGCTGGCGAGGACGCCGCGGTGCGCGGCCGGTTCCTCAAGATCATGGACGATGAGGCGCGCCGGATGCAGCGGCTGGTCGAGGACCTCATCTCGCTGAGCCGCATCGAGGCCGAAAAGTACCGCCTTCCCGATCGTGCCGTCGATCTCGCCGGCCTGATCGGCGAGGTCCGGGCCGAGATTACCAAAGGGGACGTCGTGCTGGATCTGGCCGAGCATGTCCCGCCCGTCGCAGGAGACCGCGTGCAGCTGAGCCAGGTTCTCCACAATCTGATCGGCAACGCGATCAAATACGGTCGCACCGACTCGGCGGTGACGGTGAAGCTGTGGAAGGATGCGGGCAACATGGTCCGCCTGAGCGTCGCGGACAAAGGCGACGGGATCGCGGCGGAACATATCCCCCGCCTCACCGAGCGATTCTACCGCGTCGATCCCGGCCGTAGCCGTGCGGGCGGCGGAACCGGCCTCGGCCTCGCGATCGTCAAGCACATCGTCGAGCGCCACCGCGGACGGCTGGACATCTCCAGCATCGTCGGCACGGGTACCACCGTCTCGATCGTCCTGCCGGCGCATGAGGCGAAGGGCTGA
- a CDS encoding HPr-rel-A system PqqD family peptide chaperone produces MAERLFRSVRAETLRIAFLDDFTLVYHRASGITHLLNAPAPEILAALGEAGMTLDALAGALAVEFDLPDLDVEALSARLDELASAGLVLAE; encoded by the coding sequence TTGGCCGAACGCCTGTTCCGCAGCGTCCGCGCCGAGACGTTGCGGATCGCCTTTCTCGACGATTTCACCCTTGTCTATCATCGCGCGTCCGGCATCACGCATCTGCTGAACGCCCCGGCACCGGAGATATTGGCGGCATTGGGCGAGGCGGGCATGACGCTCGACGCGCTGGCGGGCGCGCTCGCCGTGGAATTTGACTTGCCCGATCTGGATGTCGAGGCGCTGTCCGCAAGGCTGGACGAACTGGCATCCGCCGGACTGGTGCTCGCGGAATGA
- a CDS encoding HprK-related kinase A produces the protein MRHAFSVRIGPVGFRVGSDWRAPIDQLADLYRDYPPPDDGVADFNVRLFAARPWRRFIRPAVTIGGDFMLPDAAPLPLAQGLLAAEMGMNLQMALGQRRYLLLHASAVERDGRALLMTGVSGAGKSTLAALLSLRGWRLMGDEFALLDPATGMVHAFPRLVSLKNKAIGVVERAAAGHRFGPLMAGTPKGDIRHLVPDPAAIAAMSVPARPALILFPSYGYAPATRQIPQIESFVRLTQASTNYVAMGERGFSALTDLVKRVPSLAIDYPDTDTAVALVEDAWANAGAAGCAA, from the coding sequence ATGAGGCACGCTTTCTCGGTCAGGATCGGGCCGGTCGGTTTTCGCGTCGGATCGGACTGGCGAGCGCCGATCGACCAGCTTGCGGACCTCTATCGCGATTATCCGCCGCCCGATGACGGCGTTGCCGATTTCAACGTTCGATTGTTCGCGGCGCGGCCGTGGCGGCGATTCATCCGCCCGGCGGTGACGATCGGTGGAGATTTCATGCTGCCGGATGCCGCGCCGCTCCCCTTGGCGCAGGGTTTGCTCGCGGCCGAAATGGGCATGAACCTGCAAATGGCGCTGGGCCAGCGGCGCTATCTGTTGCTGCATGCGTCGGCGGTCGAACGGGACGGGCGCGCACTCTTGATGACGGGCGTGTCGGGGGCGGGGAAATCGACGCTTGCCGCCTTGTTGTCCTTGCGTGGTTGGCGGTTGATGGGGGACGAATTCGCATTGCTCGATCCGGCGACAGGCATGGTTCACGCCTTTCCGCGGCTCGTCAGCCTCAAGAACAAGGCGATAGGCGTGGTCGAACGCGCCGCGGCGGGCCACCGCTTCGGGCCACTGATGGCCGGCACCCCGAAGGGCGACATCCGGCATCTCGTGCCGGATCCAGCTGCGATCGCCGCGATGTCAGTCCCGGCCCGGCCGGCGCTGATCCTGTTCCCGAGCTACGGATACGCGCCGGCAACGCGCCAGATACCGCAGATCGAGTCGTTCGTTCGGTTGACCCAGGCCTCGACCAACTATGTGGCAATGGGGGAGCGGGGGTTCTCCGCCCTGACCGATCTGGTCAAGCGCGTCCCGTCGCTGGCGATCGATTATCCCGACACCGACACCGCAGTGGCTTTGGTCGAGGATGCCTGGGCAAACGCCGGGGCCGCGGGGTGCGCGGCATGA
- a CDS encoding nucleotidyltransferase domain-containing protein — protein sequence MSDGWLLARALRSPGQTLELDAGAWTDLLAIARAEQMIGTLAHRLNALELPGSVQRILTDARASAEQGRVAALWEAEVARRVLAPLGVPVVLLKGTAFVAAGLKAGQGRSIGDLDILVPRAAIDAVEKALLRNGWEWVKPDPYDDAYYRRWMHELPPLIHRDRDRMIDVHHTILPLTARITPDADALLDDSVEIAPGVRTLSPNDMLVHAAAHLFADGDLAGGMRNLWDVHCLIEEYGSDGLMVRAQQHGLGREMKRALRLASALYGDAEGVSPVDWLYLRRMTARDGWGRPRRMLVRQAFYIRSHWIRMPPTMLARHLWTKWRKGAADRGSA from the coding sequence ATGAGTGACGGCTGGCTGCTCGCTCGTGCACTTCGTTCGCCCGGCCAGACCCTGGAACTGGACGCCGGCGCCTGGACTGACCTGCTCGCGATCGCACGAGCCGAGCAGATGATCGGAACGTTGGCGCACCGGTTGAACGCGCTCGAACTGCCAGGTTCGGTGCAGCGTATCCTGACCGACGCGCGCGCCTCCGCCGAGCAGGGGCGCGTGGCTGCTCTTTGGGAGGCGGAAGTCGCCCGCCGGGTGCTGGCTCCGCTGGGCGTACCGGTCGTTCTTTTGAAGGGAACCGCATTCGTCGCCGCCGGTCTCAAGGCAGGGCAGGGCCGGTCGATCGGCGATCTCGATATCCTCGTGCCACGCGCAGCCATCGATGCGGTCGAAAAGGCGTTGCTTCGCAACGGGTGGGAATGGGTCAAGCCGGATCCGTATGACGATGCGTATTACCGGCGATGGATGCATGAACTGCCGCCGCTGATCCACCGCGACCGGGATCGGATGATCGACGTCCATCACACAATACTGCCGCTGACCGCGCGCATCACCCCGGACGCGGACGCTCTGCTGGACGATAGCGTGGAGATCGCGCCGGGCGTCCGGACGCTCTCACCGAACGACATGCTGGTGCATGCGGCGGCGCATCTGTTTGCCGACGGTGATCTCGCCGGCGGTATGCGGAACCTGTGGGATGTGCATTGCCTTATCGAAGAATATGGCAGCGATGGTCTCATGGTACGTGCGCAGCAGCATGGCCTCGGTCGCGAAATGAAGCGCGCACTGCGACTGGCGAGCGCCCTTTACGGAGATGCCGAAGGAGTATCGCCGGTCGATTGGCTATATCTACGGCGTATGACCGCTCGAGATGGCTGGGGCCGGCCCCGGCGCATGCTCGTCCGACAGGCATTCTACATCCGCTCGCATTGGATACGCATGCCGCCGACGATGCTGGCCCGGCATCTCTGGACGAAGTGGCGCAAGGGCGCGGCAGATCGTGGCAGCGCCTGA
- a CDS encoding HAD hydrolase-like protein, giving the protein MTHFSFDIVGFDLDGTFIDTSGDLTAAVNETLAFAGRPILTVEQVKPMIGGGAKHMLTLGLEATGGCEPDEFRALYKRMLGYYEAHISIHSHPYPGAMEVLDRFDMMGVKAAIVTNKFESFAEKLLGELGLRDRFATLIGGDTMGPGLSKPHRAPIDEMIRRCSADGSGTRAAFIGDSIYDIMAAKNAEIPAVAVSFGFMMQPVEELGADAVIDGYAELIPALERLGGRRQD; this is encoded by the coding sequence ATGACACACTTTTCATTCGATATCGTCGGCTTCGATCTGGACGGAACCTTCATCGACACGAGCGGGGACCTGACCGCGGCGGTCAACGAAACGCTAGCGTTCGCCGGTCGCCCCATCCTGACGGTGGAGCAGGTCAAGCCGATGATTGGCGGCGGGGCCAAGCATATGCTGACGCTTGGGCTGGAGGCGACCGGCGGCTGCGAACCGGATGAATTCCGCGCGCTCTACAAACGTATGCTGGGATATTACGAGGCGCACATTTCCATTCACTCGCACCCCTATCCCGGCGCGATGGAGGTGCTCGACCGGTTTGACATGATGGGCGTGAAGGCAGCGATCGTCACCAACAAGTTCGAGAGCTTTGCCGAGAAACTTCTCGGCGAGTTGGGCCTCCGGGACCGGTTCGCGACGCTGATCGGCGGCGACACGATGGGGCCGGGATTGTCGAAACCACATCGCGCGCCGATCGACGAAATGATTCGCCGATGCAGCGCAGACGGCAGCGGCACGCGCGCTGCGTTTATCGGAGATTCCATTTACGACATCATGGCCGCAAAGAACGCTGAGATCCCGGCCGTTGCGGTAAGCTTCGGCTTCATGATGCAGCCCGTCGAAGAACTCGGGGCGGATGCGGTCATCGACGGATATGCCGAACTGATACCAGCGTTGGAGCGACTTGGCGGTCGTCGACAGGACTGA
- the glmU gene encoding bifunctional UDP-N-acetylglucosamine diphosphorylase/glucosamine-1-phosphate N-acetyltransferase GlmU, with protein MTQPIAAIVLAAGKGTRMKSDLHKVLHPIAGRPMLLHLTQAVADLGAQRTIVVTGAGREQVEAAVAPLGIATAVQSEQLGTAHAVAQAESALSGFDGDVLILYGDVPLVTSRTMRRMLDMLQSEDAPTAVVLGFRPDVPGAYGRIIAGPDGRIIKMVEAKDATPEELSETLCNSGLMAVRSADLFRLLSRVGNDNAAGEYYLPDVVMLAQAEGGFAVVTETDADEVAGVNSRAELAAVDASWQVRRRAEAMAGGATLIAPDTVWFAHDTVIGRDVLIEPNVFFGPGVAIADGATIRAFCHIEGATVGAKAEVGPYARLRPGAVMGDKSKVGNFVEMKKAVLGEGAKANHLSYLGDAEVGAGANIGAGTITCNYDGFFKAKTVIGEGAFIGSNSALVAPVSIGAGAIVAAGSVVTADVEADALCLVRPVQVSKPGWAKRFRNAMLVKKVAKN; from the coding sequence ATGACTCAGCCAATCGCCGCCATCGTGCTTGCCGCCGGCAAAGGCACGCGCATGAAGTCCGATCTGCACAAAGTGCTGCATCCCATAGCCGGGCGGCCGATGCTCCTGCATCTTACGCAGGCGGTCGCCGATCTTGGGGCGCAGCGCACGATCGTCGTGACGGGCGCCGGACGCGAGCAGGTGGAGGCAGCGGTGGCGCCGCTTGGAATCGCGACCGCGGTACAGTCGGAGCAACTCGGCACGGCGCATGCGGTGGCGCAGGCGGAAAGCGCGCTGTCCGGTTTCGACGGTGACGTCTTGATCCTTTACGGCGATGTCCCGCTAGTGACGTCAAGAACGATGCGTCGGATGCTGGATATGCTGCAGTCCGAAGATGCGCCGACGGCTGTCGTGCTTGGCTTCCGCCCGGACGTGCCCGGTGCATATGGCCGGATCATAGCCGGGCCGGACGGACGGATCATCAAGATGGTGGAGGCGAAGGACGCGACGCCCGAGGAACTGTCGGAAACGCTGTGCAATTCCGGACTGATGGCCGTGCGTTCCGCCGATCTGTTCCGATTGCTGTCGCGCGTCGGCAACGACAATGCGGCCGGCGAATATTACCTTCCCGACGTCGTGATGCTCGCGCAGGCCGAGGGCGGTTTCGCCGTGGTCACGGAAACGGACGCGGACGAAGTCGCAGGCGTAAACAGCCGCGCCGAGCTGGCGGCGGTCGACGCGTCGTGGCAGGTGCGTCGGAGAGCCGAGGCAATGGCCGGGGGCGCCACGCTGATTGCGCCGGATACCGTCTGGTTCGCGCATGACACCGTGATCGGCCGCGACGTACTGATCGAACCAAACGTGTTTTTCGGTCCCGGCGTGGCCATCGCGGATGGCGCGACGATCCGGGCATTCTGCCATATCGAGGGCGCGACCGTCGGCGCGAAGGCTGAGGTTGGCCCCTATGCGCGACTGCGGCCAGGTGCCGTGATGGGCGATAAGTCGAAGGTCGGCAATTTCGTCGAGATGAAGAAGGCGGTTCTGGGTGAAGGCGCAAAAGCCAACCATCTGTCGTATCTCGGAGACGCGGAGGTCGGCGCGGGCGCGAACATCGGCGCGGGTACGATCACATGCAACTATGACGGCTTCTTCAAGGCAAAGACCGTCATTGGCGAGGGTGCTTTTATCGGGTCGAACAGCGCGCTGGTCGCTCCGGTATCGATCGGCGCAGGAGCGATCGTCGCCGCCGGATCGGTCGTGACGGCGGACGTCGAAGCCGATGCGCTGTGTCTCGTTCGACCGGTACAGGTATCGAAGCCGGGTTGGGCAAAGCGTTTTCGTAATGCGATGCTTGTCAAGAAAGTTGCCAAGAACTGA